The Candidatus Nezhaarchaeota archaeon DNA window TTAAAAGTCCTTCGATCTCTAAGAGGTTAAAAGCTTTTCTCCAGTATTACTCAATTCTCTCAGTCTCCTGGCTTCTAAGAAGTGTTTAGGTAAAACCCTGCCAGTTAAAGTTACAGCAACTCCCTCAATCCTCAGCAACTCCCTTTTCATATCAAGTCCTCCCCTATAACCACCTAACGTGAGATCGCTTTTAACGACTCTATGGCATGGAATTATTATTGGCCAAGGATTCATCGCTAAAGCCTTACCAACAGCTCTACCGGCATGAGGGTTTTCAATAACCTCAGCTATACACCCATAGCAAGTCACGAAGCCTCGAGGTATTAAGCTAACGATTGTCAGCACCTTCCTCATGAACTTCGTTAATCCTTCAACATTTAACTTGAACACCATCTTCGGTTTATCACCTTTAAGATATAAGTTGATGAATTCCACGACTTCTCTGCCAACTCTCCTTATGGAGGGGTCCATATCAGATCTAAACTTATAGCTCACGTTAGCTGCAGCAACCTTCTTAGCCTCATAGACAGCCTCACCTTCACTGTCCTTAGGCAAGCTTAGTGATACAACCCTTTCATTCTCGTCAATGATCACCGCGATCCACTTACCATCGACTTTACTAGCATACACGAAGCATTGAGCAACAGTCTTCAAAAAGCTCAACCTCAATAAGTTGTAACGCAAGAGCAGCTCAAAAGCATAGGTATTACGGAAGAAAGCTTTCGTATAAGTCGAAAAACCCTTTTAAGTAGCTAGAGAGGATATCCTTTAGCGAGATGGGCCCGTCGTCTAGTTGGTTAGGATACCCGCCTGACGTGTCGTCTCAGAGCGCGGGTGGTCCCCGGTTCGAGTCCGGGCGGGCCCACTATGCATTTATTTTTGAGGTTGGAGCCCTGAACTTATTTGAGTGGCGAGAAAATGAAGTTCAGGGCTCGGGTTATCGTGAAGCTTAAGCCTGGCTTCTTTGATCCTGAAGGCGAGACTACTAAAGAGGCGTTAAACGACCTTGGTTATCATGTGTACAGTGTGAGAGTAAGCAAACTATACTCTATAGAACTTGAAGCCCCCTCTCTTGATAGTGCTAAGAAGCTCGTGGACGAGATGTGTAGGAGACTATTGGCCAACCCCACAAAAGATCTATACGAAGTGGAGGTGCACCCCTCTGACTAATCTATATAGGAAGCTAAGCTTTCCATTTGAAGTCTATGAGATAAACATCCTAGAAGCCGACGATGTCGCCCTCATGAAGATAAGCAGTGATATGGGAATTGGGTTAAGTCTTGAGGAAATGAGGGCCGTTAAGACATACTTTAAATCTGAGGGAAGGAATCCCACGGACGTAGAGCTTCAGACCATAGGTCAGACGTGGTCTGAACACTGCTTTCACAAGACTTTTAAAGGGATAGTAAAGACTTCTGATGGAAGGATTATCGATAACATGTTTAAGACCTACATAGCTTCAGTAGTTAAAGAGCTTAACCCTGAATGGTGCTTCTCAGTTTTTGAAGATAACGCAGGAATAGTGGACTTCGTTGAAGGATACGCCATAGCTGTTAAGGTTGAGACTCACAATCATCCATCAGCAATAGAGCCCTTTGGAGGCGCTGCAACGGGCATAGGAGGCGTGATAAGAGATATACTTGGAGTGTGGGCTGAACCCATAGCCAACATAGACGTGCTATGCTTCGGTCCGTTGGACTACGATTACTTAAAACTACCTCAAGGGGTCAAGCATCCAAGGTACCTATTCAAGGGGGTTGTAGCCGGAATAGCCCACTACGGCAACAACATGGGAATCCCCACAGTTTGCGGAGCGATATGCTTTGATGAGGGCTACGTTGGCAACGTAGTTGTCTACTGTGGGTGCATAGGTATCTTACCCAAGGATAAGTACTTCAGGAAAATCAAACAGGGCCACTCAATAATCTTAGCTGGAGGAAGGACTGGAAGAGATGGAATTCATGGCGTCACCTTCGCTTCAGCTGAGCTAACCGAGGAATCCGAGGAGAAGTCAAGGTCTGCGGTGCAAATACCCAATCCGATAGAGGAGGAGAAGCTGAAGAGAGCGATAATCAGGATAAGAGATGAAGGGCTAGCTTCTGGGATAACCGATCTAGGTGGAGGAGGACTTTCATGCGCTGCTGGAGAGATGGCTAATAAGTACAATTGTGGTGCTGTAGTCGAGCTCTCAAAGGTGCCATTGAAGGATCCAGACATGAAGCCGTGGGAGATATGGATTTCTGAGTCGCAGGAGAGGATGTTCATAGCTTCACCACCAGAAAACGTGAAGAGGATACTTGAGATATTTGAAGATGAAGATGTAGAGGCCGTCGAAATAGGTAGGTTCACTGACGATAGGAGACTTAGGGTCTTCTACAAAGGTTACATGGTAGCCGACCTCTCACTAAGCTTTCTGTTTAACCCACCCAAGGTAACACGAGTAGCTAAGATCGAGAAGGAGTTAGAGTACGATACTGAGTTTGAAAAACCTAAGGACCTGAACAGTATTTTATTGAAGCTGCTAAGAGCACCGAACATCGCTAGCAAGGAGGTCGTAATAAGGACTTACGATCATGAGGTTAAGGGTATGACTGCTATAAAGCCTCTTCAAGGATGGAGAGCTGGTCCAAACGATGCAGCCGTCCTTAAGCCATTACCATCATCTTGGGCTGGCATTGTTGTATCCTGCGGCATAAAGCTAAGCTATGGGAAGATAAGCACCTACTGGATGGCGGCTTCAAGTATTGACGAAGCGATAAGGAACAACGTATGCGTGGGAGGAAGAAGGTGGGCTCTCCTCGACAACTTTACATGGGGCAATCCTGAGAAAGCCGATAGGATGGGTAGCTTACTAAGAGCTGTTGAAGCCTGTTATCACATAGCAAAGCTCTTTGAAGCCCCATTCATATCCGGTAAAGATAGCCTGTACAACGAGTCGCCTTTAGGTCCTGTGACGCCAACTCTTCTCATAACTGCTATCGGCATAATACCAGATGTGAGGAAAGCTTTAACCATGGACTTCAAGAATCCTGGTAATACACTTTATGTAATTGGATTGACTAGAAGAGAATTGGGAGGCTCTGAGTATTACAAGCTCCTTGGACTTAATGGTGGTCTAGTACCGAAGGTCTACGGGGACGCGAAGATCATATACGATAAGGTCATTAAGGCTATTGACCTAGGCTTAGTAAGAGCCTGTCATGATCCGTCAGAGGGAGGCATTGCTGTAGCACTAGCAGAGATGTCGATAGCATCGGGATTGGGAGCTGAGGTGGAACTTTCGAAGATACCTCTTAGCGAACCTATGAGGGAGGACTTAGCTTTATTCTCAGAGTCCAACAGTAGGCTCATAGTTGAAGTTAGGGCTGGTAAGGAGGAGGAGTTTGAGCAGCTTATGAGCGGCTTACCATGCTCTAAGATAGGTAAGGTAACTAAGGGATCAAGTTTGGTCATAAGGGGTTATGATGATAGGGTTTTGATTGATTTAAGCGTAGATGAAATGTGGAGAGCCTGGAGAGAAGCCCTAAAATTGAGGTGACACTTTGATCGACGCGAAGGCTTGCATCGTAAGAGTTGGCGGGACAAATTGTGACTTCGAAACCAAGGTGGCTTTGGAGGATTTAGGAGTGAAAGCCGACATCGTGCACATGAATCAACTACTCAAGAAGCGCGTGAACCTTGAGGATTATAGTCTCCTCGTGATCCCGGGCGGCTTCTCTTATGGTGATTACGTTAGAGCTGGAGCGATATGGGGCAAGAAGCTTGCCTTCAAGCTAAGGAGGGATTTAGAGAACTTCATAGACGGGGGGAAGGCAGTGGTTGGGATATGCAATGGATTTCAAGTGCTTGTGGAAGCCGGGATATTACCGGGCTTGAGTGGGTTGAGCGACTGTCCGGAGGTTGCACTGGCAACAAATACCTCTGCTAAATATGAGTGTAGATGGGTTTACTTAAAGCACCATAACTCTCGATGCAGGCTTCTCTCGAAGATAGCTGATGGAGTTGTTCTTCGCATTCCCGTAGGTCATGGTGAAGGCAGGTTCGTCGCCTCGAAGGAGGTATTGGAGAGGATAGTCGAACTTAACCTCGTAGTCTTCACCTACTGCAAACCTGACGGTTCTAGAGCTGATGGAGAGTACCCATACAATCCTAATGGGTCAATGTTAGACATAGCTGGGATATGCAATAAGGAGGGCAATGTACTAGGAATGATGCCCCACCCGGAAAGGGCCTACTTCGGGTGGCAGATGCCAGACTGGACCTCTCAAGATGGACCAGCCATTTATGGTGATGGAAGGATAATATTTGAGTCGATAGTTGATTACATCAAGAACTTATAGCCTCCGTCACCTTTAAGCCTTAAGTAGACGTATTACCTCTCTTAATGACGATATGAACTTCTCCACCTCCTCTTCAGTGTTATAGAGGTATAGAGAGGCTCTAATAACTCCATACCTCTCATTTAACAAGTCCCTAACGAGGGGGATGGCGCAGTGGAACCCCGCTCTAACACAAATATTCAAGTTCCCCAAGGCTAGAGCCACATCCTCGGCTCTAACTCCGTTTACTGCAAATGAAACTATACCTGTTTGAGGCACTTCAGGGCCCAAGACCCTAACGTCGGCCACTTCCCTCAAGAGCTTACTAAGCATCCTGGCGGTCCTCACCTCGTGCTCCATTATGTTAACAAGCCCAAGTCTCGATAAGTAATCAAGTGCGGCTCCAAATCCTATTACGTCACTTATGGGTGGTGTGCCAGCTTCAAAGACGTGTGGTTTGTCAAGAAGCTTGTAGTCATTGAGAGAGGCATCAAGCACTACTCCACCGCCTACTGTGAGAGAGTCTACTTGAACGCTCTCTTCAACATAGAGGACTCCTACACCAGGTGGACCGCACATTTTATGCGCTGAGAAGGCTAAGAAGTCGCAACCCAGCTCCTTGACATTTATCGGCATGTGAGGTGCTGATTGAGCTGCATCAACTAGCAGTAATGCACCCCTTGACTTCGCTATCTTAGCTATCTCTCTCACTGGAGATATCGTCCCTAAGACGTTTGAGACATGGGCTACCGATACAAGCTTAGTGTTATCATCTATTAAGCGCTCAAATTCATCGATCGTTAGCGTACCATCCCTTCGAGGCATTGCGTACCTAACCTCGACTCCGTAGAGCTTGCTTATCCTGATCCAAGGTAGCATGTTTGAGTGATGCTCCAAAGCTGTAGTCACCACGTTATCGCCCTTGCTCCACTTAATCCCCATGGCGACTATGTTTATGGCCTCAGTCGTGTTCTTGACGAATGCCACCTCACTTGCTCTCGCGCCTATGAACTTAGCGACCTTCCTCCTAACCTCCTCGTACATGTTCGTAGCTTGAATTGCGAGGGGGTAGGATCCTCGACCAACATTTGCTCTGCACTCTAGCAGGTAGCTCATCATGGAGTCCACAACCTGCCTTGGCGTTAACGATGTGGCAGCATTATCGAAGTATATGATACCCTTCGATAGGAGGGGGTAGTCCTCTCTCACTTTGTAAACATCGTAGCTCGTCATAACGATTTAGAAAGAAATATTGTAAACCAATTAAAATAAGTTAATTGAGTAGCAAGCTATCTTAGGCTAAGGTTACAATCATGAACCTCCCAACACCTGAGGACATTAGAAGGATGAGGATCATGGCAGGGCTAACGCAGAAGGAGCTTGCAGAGAGAGCTGGCGTCAGCCAGTCCTTAATAGCGAGGATAGAATCCGGGACCGTGGATCCTAGGCTCTCAACCCTTAGGAAGATACTGAGGGCTCTCCTACCATCAATGGGCGATTTGAGGGCTGAGCAGGTAATGCACAAACCGGTGATATGGGTTGATGCTGACGAGCCTGTAAGGAATGTTGTTGAGCTAATGGAGAGGTATGGGATATCTCAAATCCCGGTTCTCGAGAAGGGTAATGTCGTGGGAACAATACATGAGTCGACCCTCTTAAGGTACTTCCTTAAGACCAAGAACCCTTCCCTGCTCTTCAGCAAACGAGCTCGCGAGGTTATGGACGAAGTGCTCCCAATGGTCTCGCCATCCACTCCAATTAGTGACGTCTTAGCACTATTGGGAGGGGAAAAACCAGCCATTCTAGTCGTAGATGGAGGTAAGCTGGTGGGTATAATAACCAAGATCGACATAATATCGGCTATTAAGCCTAGGAGTAGGAGCCTCCATGACTTTGACCAAGGAAAGGCTTAGCAAGTATTTGAATATTACGAGAGAGCTCTCTGAGTCAAGGTACATAAATGTCAATCCAATACAGCGTGGAGGAGTATTGAGCAAAGAAGCCCGTATGGCGCTAATTGAGTGGGGTGATGGTTACTCGGTATGCGACTTCTGTCCACCTCAAACTCCAAGATTAGATAAGATAACGAAGCCTCCCATAAGCGACTTCTACGACGACCTCGCAAGGTTCCTAGGCATGGATGAAGCGCGAGTTGTAACGAGGTGTAGAGAGGCTAAGCTCATAACGTTCATGATGCTTTCAAAGCCAGGAGACTACATAATTCTAGACAGCCTAGCCCACTACACCAGCTATCTTGCTGCTGAGATTGTAGGGGCAAGAATTAAGGAGGTTCCAAATTCAGGCTATCCTGAGTTCAAGATAAACCCCGAAGACTATGCCATTAAGATAGAGGAGACTTTAAAGGAAAGCGGTAAACCTCCAGCTCTCGCGCTTGTAACCCATGCAGACTACTTATACGGCAACGTCGTCGATGTAGCGAGGATAGCTAAGATATGCCACGAATACGGCGTTCCAGTGGTCCTTAATGCTGCTTATACTGCAGGAGTAAGCCCGGTTGATGGCAAGAAGCTTGGGGT harbors:
- a CDS encoding MGMT family protein — encoded protein: MKTVAQCFVYASKVDGKWIAVIIDENERVVSLSLPKDSEGEAVYEAKKVAAANVSYKFRSDMDPSIRRVGREVVEFINLYLKGDKPKMVFKLNVEGLTKFMRKVLTIVSLIPRGFVTCYGCIAEVIENPHAGRAVGKALAMNPWPIIIPCHRVVKSDLTLGGYRGGLDMKRELLRIEGVAVTLTGRVLPKHFLEARRLRELSNTGEKLLTS
- the purS gene encoding phosphoribosylformylglycinamidine synthase subunit PurS; translation: MKFRARVIVKLKPGFFDPEGETTKEALNDLGYHVYSVRVSKLYSIELEAPSLDSAKKLVDEMCRRLLANPTKDLYEVEVHPSD
- the purL gene encoding phosphoribosylformylglycinamidine synthase subunit PurL, translating into MKISSDMGIGLSLEEMRAVKTYFKSEGRNPTDVELQTIGQTWSEHCFHKTFKGIVKTSDGRIIDNMFKTYIASVVKELNPEWCFSVFEDNAGIVDFVEGYAIAVKVETHNHPSAIEPFGGAATGIGGVIRDILGVWAEPIANIDVLCFGPLDYDYLKLPQGVKHPRYLFKGVVAGIAHYGNNMGIPTVCGAICFDEGYVGNVVVYCGCIGILPKDKYFRKIKQGHSIILAGGRTGRDGIHGVTFASAELTEESEEKSRSAVQIPNPIEEEKLKRAIIRIRDEGLASGITDLGGGGLSCAAGEMANKYNCGAVVELSKVPLKDPDMKPWEIWISESQERMFIASPPENVKRILEIFEDEDVEAVEIGRFTDDRRLRVFYKGYMVADLSLSFLFNPPKVTRVAKIEKELEYDTEFEKPKDLNSILLKLLRAPNIASKEVVIRTYDHEVKGMTAIKPLQGWRAGPNDAAVLKPLPSSWAGIVVSCGIKLSYGKISTYWMAASSIDEAIRNNVCVGGRRWALLDNFTWGNPEKADRMGSLLRAVEACYHIAKLFEAPFISGKDSLYNESPLGPVTPTLLITAIGIIPDVRKALTMDFKNPGNTLYVIGLTRRELGGSEYYKLLGLNGGLVPKVYGDAKIIYDKVIKAIDLGLVRACHDPSEGGIAVALAEMSIASGLGAEVELSKIPLSEPMREDLALFSESNSRLIVEVRAGKEEEFEQLMSGLPCSKIGKVTKGSSLVIRGYDDRVLIDLSVDEMWRAWREALKLR
- the purQ gene encoding phosphoribosylformylglycinamidine synthase subunit PurQ, producing the protein MIDAKACIVRVGGTNCDFETKVALEDLGVKADIVHMNQLLKKRVNLEDYSLLVIPGGFSYGDYVRAGAIWGKKLAFKLRRDLENFIDGGKAVVGICNGFQVLVEAGILPGLSGLSDCPEVALATNTSAKYECRWVYLKHHNSRCRLLSKIADGVVLRIPVGHGEGRFVASKEVLERIVELNLVVFTYCKPDGSRADGEYPYNPNGSMLDIAGICNKEGNVLGMMPHPERAYFGWQMPDWTSQDGPAIYGDGRIIFESIVDYIKNL
- a CDS encoding cysteine desulfurase, translated to MREDYPLLSKGIIYFDNAATSLTPRQVVDSMMSYLLECRANVGRGSYPLAIQATNMYEEVRRKVAKFIGARASEVAFVKNTTEAINIVAMGIKWSKGDNVVTTALEHHSNMLPWIRISKLYGVEVRYAMPRRDGTLTIDEFERLIDDNTKLVSVAHVSNVLGTISPVREIAKIAKSRGALLLVDAAQSAPHMPINVKELGCDFLAFSAHKMCGPPGVGVLYVEESVQVDSLTVGGGVVLDASLNDYKLLDKPHVFEAGTPPISDVIGFGAALDYLSRLGLVNIMEHEVRTARMLSKLLREVADVRVLGPEVPQTGIVSFAVNGVRAEDVALALGNLNICVRAGFHCAIPLVRDLLNERYGVIRASLYLYNTEEEVEKFISSLREVIRLLKA
- a CDS encoding CBS domain-containing protein, with the translated sequence MNLPTPEDIRRMRIMAGLTQKELAERAGVSQSLIARIESGTVDPRLSTLRKILRALLPSMGDLRAEQVMHKPVIWVDADEPVRNVVELMERYGISQIPVLEKGNVVGTIHESTLLRYFLKTKNPSLLFSKRAREVMDEVLPMVSPSTPISDVLALLGGEKPAILVVDGGKLVGIITKIDIISAIKPRSRSLHDFDQGKA
- the pscS gene encoding O-phospho-L-seryl-tRNA:Cys-tRNA synthase → MTLTKERLSKYLNITRELSESRYINVNPIQRGGVLSKEARMALIEWGDGYSVCDFCPPQTPRLDKITKPPISDFYDDLARFLGMDEARVVTRCREAKLITFMMLSKPGDYIILDSLAHYTSYLAAEIVGARIKEVPNSGYPEFKINPEDYAIKIEETLKESGKPPALALVTHADYLYGNVVDVARIAKICHEYGVPVVLNAAYTAGVSPVDGKKLGVDVIVSSGHKSWAACAPTGILAMTSEMAKKILRTSSVEGDISKRKFAMKELALLGCTVMGAPLVTLMASFPHVVERVERWEEELEKARFVVRELERIDGFRQLGVKPKMHTLIHMESKSFYEVSKKHKRRGFFLYDELKAKGIVGIQPGLTKHFKFNVYGLTWSQVKFFVEVFHDIARKYGVEVK